A window of Malania oleifera isolate guangnan ecotype guangnan chromosome 5, ASM2987363v1, whole genome shotgun sequence contains these coding sequences:
- the LOC131155327 gene encoding plasmodesmata-located protein 2 translates to MGLPTAPFSFSFSFSFSFLSLFSTLLVILHSLPSARTASDYANLVYRGCAVQKFQDPSGVSSQNLKTLFDSLLSQSSRTSFYSTTAGEGQYAIFGLYQCRGDLGNGDCRNCLSKLPELSENLCGKAIAARVQLNGCYVRYEIAGFKQIGGTELLYKVCGSSRAGGSEFEERRDSAFQMVEKGVEGDSKGFYTASYEWVYALGQCEGDLGSGDCGDCVRSALDRAKVECGSSISGQVYLHKCYISYSYYPNGVATKGPSENKQSTEKIAAIVVGVAAAVGFVVSCLMFARTALKKK, encoded by the exons ATGGGTTTGCCCACAGCCcctttctccttctccttctccttctccttctccttcctctCTCTGTTCTCAACTCTGCTTGTCATTCTCCACTCCCTCCCATCCGCCAGAACAGCTTCAGATTATGCAAATCTGGTGTACAGAGGCTGTGCAGTGCAGAAATTTCAAGACCCATCCGGGGTTTCCTCGCAAAACCTCAAAACCCTCTTCGATTCTCTACTTTCCCAGTCTTCCAGAACCAGTTTCTACTCCACAACCGCAGGGGAAGGCCAATACGCCATCTTCGGGCTCTATCAGTGCAGGGGAGACCTCGGCAATGGCGATTGCCGCAACTGTTTGAGTAAGCTTCCGGAGCTGTCCGAGAATCTGTGCGGCAAAGCCATTGCTGCGAGGGTTCAGCTCAATGGGTGCTACGTGAGGTACGAGATTGCGGGTTTCAAGCAGATTGGGGGGACTGAGTTGCTCTACAAGGTGTGCGGGTCGAGTCGGGCGGGCGGGTCTGAGTTCGAGGAAAGGAGGGACTCGGCGTTTCAGATGGTGGAGAAGGGCGTAGAGGGAGACAGCAAGGGGTTTTACACTGCGAGTTACGAgtgggtttatgctttagggcaGTGCGAGGGAGACTTGGGGAGTGGGGATTGTGGGGATTGCGTGAGGAGTGCTTTGGACAGAGCAAAGGTGGAGTGTGGAAGCTCAATCTCAGGGCAGGTTTACCTTCACAAGTGCTATATTAGCTACAGCTATTACCCAAATGGGGTGGCCACCAAAGGCCCATCAG AAAATAAGCAGAGCACAGAGAAAATAGCAGCAATTGTGGTGGGAGTGGCTGCAGCTGTGGGATTTGTGGTTTCTTGTTTGATGTTTGCTAGAACGGCGCTGAAGAAAAAATAA
- the LOC131155231 gene encoding homeobox-leucine zipper protein PROTODERMAL FACTOR 2-like isoform X2 codes for MERNLGAGPSNINNSLDPGTSPDQEIQDTPEASMAIDFIDSTEIAASFFLELQAAKNICNAAYKELLTKAVEANTWILSTPAIGNFDEIFKIFRAPAPSGMRVECSIEKTVIPILVEDLLSIMMDVRKWASSFCHIVYRGSSHAPSGILRKLSRNDPRIQNIQMVNAEFQLPTTFMQSRKLCFLRFQREIIPKIWAIFDVSEDYFNDELPKCALEQNCLRRPSGVIIREHESGSEIIWIENMLASMNPTKNNIYSNIICSNLAFCAKNWVSTLLWKLKRSRSLFREIKTNIQPNTKVHTALLELTQSMKMAFLSYVNEALYGSTWVVTLPNIVVRLLRAVTVDALGLENYVGLTSFRVLAKPLKVFEFLVRKNFDFLGVNKANKVVEFSTYDNSNCITIDEEEIFQNEFIKLHAYVLRETSRDEFCSFVISSPVRKRY; via the exons ATGGAACGAAACCTG GGAGCAGGACCATCTAACATAAATAATTCTTTGGATCCTGGTACATCACCAGACCAGGAAATTCAAGACACACCAGAAGCATCAATGGCTATAGATTTCATCGACAGCACCGAGATTGCTGCTAGTTTCTTTCTAGAACTACAAGCGGCGAAAAACATCTGTAATGCAGCATATAAGGAGCTTTTGACAAAGGCAGTGGAAGCAAATACTTGGATTCTTAGCACTCCAGCAATAGGTAATTTTGATGAGATCTTCAAGATATTTCGCGCTCCAGCTCCATCTGGAATGAGAGTTGAATGTTCCATTGAAAAAACAGTTATTCCAATTCTTGTGGAGGATCTGCTTTCTATCATGATGGATGTG AGAAAATGGGCTTCATCATTCTGCCACATTGTTTATCGTGGATCTAGCCATGCCCCAAGTGGTATTTTGCGGAAATTGAGTAGAAATGATCCCAGAATCCAGAATATACAAATG GTGAATGCAGAATTTCAATTACCGACAACATTCATGCAAAGCCGGAAATTATGCTTTTTGAGATTCCAAAGAGAGATCATACCAAAAATATGGGCCATTTTTGATGTTTCAGAAGATTATTTCAATGATGAACTTCCCAAATGTGCATTGGAACAGAATTGTCTAAGGAGGCCATCAGGGGTGATAATCAGGGAACATGAGAGTGGCTCTGAG ATCATATGGATTGAGAACATGCTAGCATCTATGAATCCAACTAAAAACAATATCTACTCCAATATAATCTGTTCAAATTTGGCATTTTGTGCGAAGAACTGGGTTAGCACCTTGTTGTGGAAGTTGAAGCGCAGTAGAAGCCTATTTAGAGAAATTAAGACTAATATTCAACCAAACACAAAAG TACACACTGCTCTCCTTGAATTGACTCAATCCATGAAGATGGCCTTTTTGAGCTATGTCAATGAAGCTCTGTATGGAAGTACATGGGTGGTTACTCTTCCTAACATAGTAGTAAGATTGTTAAGGGCTGTAACAGTGGATGCATTGGGCTTAGAGAATTACGTTGGCTTGACTAGCTTTCGTGTTCTGGCAAAACCCCTTAAAGTTTTTGAGTTTCTTGTCAGAAAGAATTTTGACTTCCTG GGGGTGAATAAGGCTAATAAAGTGGTTGAGTTTTCGACGTACGACAATAGTAACTGCATCACCATAGATGAggaagaaatttttcaaaatgagTTTATAAAG CTCCATGCATATGTGTTACGGGAGACTTCAAGGGATGAATTTTGCTCTTTTGTCATATCATCCCCAGTGAGAAAAAGATATTAA
- the LOC131155231 gene encoding homeobox-leucine zipper protein PROTODERMAL FACTOR 2-like isoform X1, producing MERNLGAGPSNINNSLDPGTSPDQEIQDTPEASMAIDFIDSTEIAASFFLELQAAKNICNAAYKELLTKAVEANTWILSTPAIGNFDEIFKIFRAPAPSGMRVECSIEKTVIPILVEDLLSIMMDVRKWASSFCHIVYRGSSHAPSGILRKLSRNDPRIQNIQMVNAEFQLPTTFMQSRKLCFLRFQREIIPKIWAIFDVSEDYFNDELPKCALEQNCLRRPSGVIIREHESGSEIIWIENMLASMNPTKNNIYSNIICSNLAFCAKNWVSTLLWKLKRSRSLFREIKTNIQPNTKVHTALLELTQSMKMAFLSYVNEALYGSTWVVTLPNIVVRLLRAVTVDALGLENYVGLTSFRVLAKPLKVFEFLVRKNFDFLSFQGVNKANKVVEFSTYDNSNCITIDEEEIFQNEFIKLHAYVLRETSRDEFCSFVISSPVRKRY from the exons ATGGAACGAAACCTG GGAGCAGGACCATCTAACATAAATAATTCTTTGGATCCTGGTACATCACCAGACCAGGAAATTCAAGACACACCAGAAGCATCAATGGCTATAGATTTCATCGACAGCACCGAGATTGCTGCTAGTTTCTTTCTAGAACTACAAGCGGCGAAAAACATCTGTAATGCAGCATATAAGGAGCTTTTGACAAAGGCAGTGGAAGCAAATACTTGGATTCTTAGCACTCCAGCAATAGGTAATTTTGATGAGATCTTCAAGATATTTCGCGCTCCAGCTCCATCTGGAATGAGAGTTGAATGTTCCATTGAAAAAACAGTTATTCCAATTCTTGTGGAGGATCTGCTTTCTATCATGATGGATGTG AGAAAATGGGCTTCATCATTCTGCCACATTGTTTATCGTGGATCTAGCCATGCCCCAAGTGGTATTTTGCGGAAATTGAGTAGAAATGATCCCAGAATCCAGAATATACAAATG GTGAATGCAGAATTTCAATTACCGACAACATTCATGCAAAGCCGGAAATTATGCTTTTTGAGATTCCAAAGAGAGATCATACCAAAAATATGGGCCATTTTTGATGTTTCAGAAGATTATTTCAATGATGAACTTCCCAAATGTGCATTGGAACAGAATTGTCTAAGGAGGCCATCAGGGGTGATAATCAGGGAACATGAGAGTGGCTCTGAG ATCATATGGATTGAGAACATGCTAGCATCTATGAATCCAACTAAAAACAATATCTACTCCAATATAATCTGTTCAAATTTGGCATTTTGTGCGAAGAACTGGGTTAGCACCTTGTTGTGGAAGTTGAAGCGCAGTAGAAGCCTATTTAGAGAAATTAAGACTAATATTCAACCAAACACAAAAG TACACACTGCTCTCCTTGAATTGACTCAATCCATGAAGATGGCCTTTTTGAGCTATGTCAATGAAGCTCTGTATGGAAGTACATGGGTGGTTACTCTTCCTAACATAGTAGTAAGATTGTTAAGGGCTGTAACAGTGGATGCATTGGGCTTAGAGAATTACGTTGGCTTGACTAGCTTTCGTGTTCTGGCAAAACCCCTTAAAGTTTTTGAGTTTCTTGTCAGAAAGAATTTTGACTTCCTG TCTTTTCAGGGGGTGAATAAGGCTAATAAAGTGGTTGAGTTTTCGACGTACGACAATAGTAACTGCATCACCATAGATGAggaagaaatttttcaaaatgagTTTATAAAG CTCCATGCATATGTGTTACGGGAGACTTCAAGGGATGAATTTTGCTCTTTTGTCATATCATCCCCAGTGAGAAAAAGATATTAA
- the LOC131155499 gene encoding F-box/kelch-repeat protein At1g57790-like, whose translation MSTPSSRSCLTRPPAPLKCPWLVFSHGKHKSTQTFYNVAEDCYYVKSVPDLCQKYICACCHGWLVIMDINSDDFFLLNPVSMEKIKLPPWNSFTLESCVLSLPPSNPNCIVVVFAVSLGEPYIRFCRPGDCRWTDCELGSLLELLRFPTTCNGKIYGLTKVKGSLATLEFVGSNVSVRKLVMEKRPWPSLAGITQSGAHLVESGGELYLVVTALVGEAAKLRDVEVFKMDFPSLTWLEVESLGDRAFFVDGNWGNSVSCSSAASRIEGNAIYYIDGRGDKNLYVFHLEDRSLSVSLPCPKFRHLLDTLWVMPEIQEHAKLD comes from the coding sequence ATGTCAACTCCTAGCAGCCGATCATGCTTAACTCGTCCACCTGCACCTCTGAAGTGCCCATGGCTTGTGTTTTCTCATGGGAAGCACAAGTCCACACAGACATTCTACAACGTAGCTGAAGATTGCTATTATGTGAAAAGCGTACCTGATTTGTGCCAAAAATACATATGTGCTTGTTGTCACGGATGGCTGGTGATTATGGATATCAACTCCGATGACTTTTTTTTACTTAATCCTGtttcaatggaaaaaataaaGCTGCCACCATGGAATTCATTTACGTTGGAGTCTTGTGTTTTGTCGCTGCCTCCTAGCAATCCCAACTGCATTGTTGTTGTTTTTGCTGTGAGTTTAGGCGAACCTTATATCAGATTTTGCCGACCAGGTGATTGCAGATGGACTGATTGTGAACTGGGATCACTACTTGAATTGCTGAGGTTTCCTACTACCTGTAATGGCAAAATTTATGGACTTACTAAAGTCAAAGGAAGTCTTGCAACCTTAGAGTTTGTTGGCTCCAATGTATCTGTCAGGAAATTAGTAATGGAGAAACGTCCTTGGCCATCCTTGGCAGGAATTACACAGTCAGGAGCACATCTAGTTGAATCAGGTGGGGAGCTTTATCTTGTCGTCACAGCGCTTGTCGGCGAAGCCGCTAAGCTTCGGGATGTGGAAGTGTTTAAAATGGACTTCCCAAGTTTAACTTGGTTGGAGGTGGAAAGTTTAGGTGACCGAGCATTTTTCGTCGATGGAAATTGGGGAAACTCTGTTTCTTGCTCCTCTGCAGCATCAAGAATTGAGGGAAATGCTATTTACTACATTGATGGACGAGGAGACAAGAACCTGTATGTGTTTCATCTTGAAGATAGGAGCTTATCTGTTTCTCTGCCTTGTCCAAAATTTCGTCATCTGTTGGATACTCTTTGGGTTATGCCAGAAATTCAAGAGCATGCTAAACTAGATTGA